A window of the Parabacteroides merdae ATCC 43184 genome harbors these coding sequences:
- a CDS encoding aminodeoxychorismate synthase component I — MRFYNRIEAVCRMNRLGAERRPFLFVIDYKQEQVIVEEPDQIDSEALLYNLDGVTNVATASRMNDRENRTSAIRWETFPITQSAYADSFHKVVGHIRAGNSYLVNLTCATPVRTDLSLKDVFVSSEARYKLWMKDCFVVFSPEIFVKIRDEHIYSYPMKGTIDATLPDARRRILEDPKETAEHATIVDLIRNDLSMVATEVMVTRYRYIDELPTHQGALLQVSSEIRGRLAGGWQAEVGDLFFRLLPAGSITGAPKKKTMEIIAEAETYERGFYTGVMGYFDGNSLDSAVMIRFLEQQADGSLIFKSGGGITSQSDLTSEYNEMKQKVYVPIY; from the coding sequence ATGAGATTCTATAACCGCATAGAGGCCGTCTGCCGTATGAACCGATTGGGTGCGGAAAGGCGGCCTTTCCTGTTTGTGATCGATTACAAGCAAGAGCAGGTGATTGTGGAAGAGCCGGATCAGATCGATTCGGAGGCATTGCTCTACAATCTGGACGGTGTGACGAATGTTGCGACTGCAAGCCGTATGAATGATCGGGAGAACCGAACTTCTGCGATCCGATGGGAAACATTCCCTATCACACAATCGGCCTACGCCGACTCGTTTCATAAGGTGGTCGGACATATCCGGGCCGGAAACTCCTACCTGGTCAATCTGACTTGCGCCACTCCTGTTCGGACCGATCTGAGCTTGAAGGACGTTTTTGTCAGTTCGGAAGCCCGGTATAAGCTCTGGATGAAAGACTGTTTTGTCGTTTTCTCTCCTGAGATATTCGTGAAGATTCGGGATGAACATATCTATTCCTATCCGATGAAAGGGACGATCGATGCTACATTGCCGGATGCTCGCAGGCGGATATTAGAGGATCCGAAGGAAACGGCTGAACATGCTACGATTGTCGACCTGATCCGCAATGACCTCAGTATGGTGGCGACCGAGGTGATGGTGACCCGTTATCGCTACATAGACGAACTACCGACACATCAGGGGGCTTTGTTGCAGGTCAGTTCGGAGATCCGGGGCCGTCTTGCCGGAGGTTGGCAGGCTGAAGTGGGAGATTTGTTCTTCCGGCTCCTTCCGGCAGGTTCCATTACCGGGGCGCCTAAAAAGAAGACAATGGAGATTATCGCGGAAGCCGAGACCTACGAAAGGGGGTTTTATACGGGTGTCATGGGCTATTTTGACGGGAATAGCCTGGACAGTGCCGTTATGATCCGCTTTTTGGAACAGCAGGCGGATGGCTCGTTGATCTTTAAGAGTGGAGGGGGAATCACTT
- a CDS encoding carbon-nitrogen hydrolase: MKLGLVQQANSSDRAANIEKLKQNIRACALQGAELVVLQELHNGLYFCQTENTEVFDQAEPIPGPSTEGFGALAKELGIVLVLSLFEKRAPGLYHNTAVVIEKDGAIAGKYRKMHIPDDPAYYEKFYFTPGDLGFEPIETSVGKLGVLVCWDQWYPEAARLMAMKGAELLIYPTAIGWESSDTEEEKKRQLGAWVTVQRGHAVANGLPVVTVNRVGHEADPSRQTNGIQFWGNSFVAGPQGELLAELSNNDEEIRIVEIDKTRSENVRRWWPFFRDRRIDAFGGLTERFLI; the protein is encoded by the coding sequence ATGAAGTTAGGGCTGGTGCAGCAGGCGAATAGCAGTGATCGGGCTGCTAATATTGAGAAACTGAAACAAAATATTCGGGCTTGTGCTTTGCAAGGAGCTGAATTGGTCGTTTTGCAGGAGTTGCATAACGGGCTTTATTTTTGCCAGACGGAGAATACCGAAGTGTTCGATCAGGCTGAACCGATTCCAGGACCTTCTACAGAGGGCTTCGGAGCGTTGGCAAAGGAACTGGGGATCGTACTGGTACTTTCTTTGTTTGAGAAACGAGCTCCCGGTCTGTATCATAATACGGCTGTCGTTATTGAGAAAGACGGCGCTATTGCCGGAAAATATCGTAAAATGCATATTCCGGATGATCCGGCCTATTATGAGAAGTTCTATTTTACTCCCGGTGATCTCGGATTTGAGCCGATCGAGACTTCTGTTGGTAAATTGGGTGTATTGGTTTGTTGGGATCAGTGGTATCCCGAAGCAGCCCGCCTGATGGCGATGAAAGGAGCGGAACTGCTGATTTATCCGACAGCTATCGGTTGGGAAAGCAGTGACACGGAGGAAGAGAAAAAACGCCAGTTAGGAGCGTGGGTAACTGTTCAGCGGGGGCATGCCGTAGCCAATGGTCTTCCGGTCGTTACGGTAAACCGGGTAGGACACGAGGCCGATCCGTCCAGACAAACGAATGGCATTCAGTTCTGGGGAAACAGTTTCGTCGCTGGTCCGCAGGGTGAACTTTTGGCCGAACTTTCCAATAATGATGAAGAAATACGAATTGTGGAGATCGACAAGACGCGTAGCGAGAATGTCCGCCGTTGGTGGCCTTTCTTCCGAGATCGCCGTATCGATGCTTTTGGTGGTTTGACCGAACGTTTTCTGATATGA
- a CDS encoding agmatine deiminase family protein gives MENKIILPAEWYPQSAVQLTWPHDETDWAPILDEVIPCFVSIAKEVIKHEKLLIVCPDEQEVRRQLGDVDDSRIIFREMATNDTWARDHGGITVFDQGEPVVYDFVFNGWGMKFAANLDNLVTRNLSVQGTFAGGVQVINMQPFVLEGGSIESDGKGTLLTTVECLSSQNRNEYLQKEELEAYLKDVFGFERILWLENGYLAGDDTDSHIDTLARFCSEDTIAYVQCKDESDEHFEELQAMEQELQAFRQADGKPYRLIALPMADPVEWEGERLPATYANFLIINGAVLLPYYKSPKDELAKKALQQAFPEREIIGINCLPLIKQHGSLHCVTMQYPEGVVSIDN, from the coding sequence ATGGAAAATAAAATCATATTACCGGCGGAATGGTATCCGCAAAGTGCCGTCCAGTTGACATGGCCGCATGATGAAACGGATTGGGCGCCTATATTAGACGAGGTGATTCCTTGTTTTGTATCGATTGCCAAGGAGGTGATCAAACATGAGAAGCTCTTGATTGTCTGTCCGGACGAACAGGAAGTACGCAGACAATTGGGCGATGTGGATGACAGCCGGATCATTTTCAGGGAGATGGCGACGAATGATACCTGGGCACGTGATCATGGCGGTATTACTGTATTCGACCAGGGAGAACCAGTCGTGTATGACTTTGTGTTCAACGGGTGGGGGATGAAGTTCGCGGCGAATCTGGATAACCTGGTTACGCGTAACCTGTCGGTACAGGGAACATTTGCCGGCGGGGTTCAGGTCATCAATATGCAACCGTTTGTCTTGGAAGGCGGCAGTATCGAATCGGATGGCAAGGGAACACTGTTGACGACGGTCGAATGTCTTTCGTCTCAGAATCGGAACGAATATCTGCAAAAGGAAGAGTTGGAAGCCTATCTGAAGGATGTCTTCGGCTTTGAACGCATCTTATGGCTGGAAAATGGTTATCTTGCCGGTGATGATACGGACAGCCATATCGACACGCTGGCACGGTTCTGTAGCGAAGATACGATTGCGTACGTGCAGTGCAAGGATGAGTCGGATGAACATTTCGAGGAGCTGCAAGCGATGGAACAGGAGTTACAGGCTTTCAGACAGGCTGACGGCAAACCTTACCGGTTAATCGCCTTGCCGATGGCGGACCCTGTGGAATGGGAGGGAGAACGTCTTCCTGCCACTTATGCCAATTTTTTGATTATCAACGGGGCTGTGTTGTTACCCTATTATAAATCTCCGAAGGACGAACTGGCGAAGAAAGCTTTGCAACAGGCTTTTCCGGAGCGTGAGATTATAGGAATCAATTGCTTGCCGTTGATTAAACAACATGGTTCGCTACATTGTGTGACGATGCAGTACCCGGAGGGAGTCGTGTCAATTGACAATTGA
- a CDS encoding DUF7824 domain-containing protein, with amino-acid sequence MERIEKQPFIREEMRIPDVTNMDGLVSLMGRSMDNEESFHIDLLLASLSRMHPFVKQEDVERMVPVFEMARTVVEGGKDGVGELDVLAASFLLDYAQMLTGSERRVKSSKQQSFQDYKPYLDLVKLAFNRIKDYNTLPLLSTPTHRPAWIDPSVLVSRLSAYQKKRIKPDSLDFQIALSRVALDDTEEAVRLAEQELAGEYRELLLFLFKPEARPNGPFTFQAVWMTAALVKSPDTVYDEFKDFPYSAVNRAYLTGDIPCDVFTFEKPFGKVDRILQLIPPASKNVAIKWRFGGYALYMAYRPCSRIPLLVETFWKVPLREKDLKRFLLLSPNAPRIWLALLVRDRVRDAYWNDLELARLNLVALDTLRELDLEWRGGMALTYLAVCLLSIDRPIRLCAANLWGELVEKDLIDNVALGRVLGKIQALEWAPAQRVSGLVVEMLINRSSFHNKELSVLFVSFLSCLPENPVKDLKRLLEVFAELQTVNNWPKVTYAPLLCLLETWKKNSKLTEVIESLY; translated from the coding sequence ATGGAAAGAATAGAAAAACAACCCTTCATTCGGGAAGAAATGCGTATTCCAGATGTCACGAATATGGATGGGCTGGTTTCTCTGATGGGCCGGTCGATGGATAACGAAGAGAGTTTCCATATCGATTTACTTTTGGCTTCTTTGTCCCGTATGCATCCGTTTGTAAAGCAGGAGGATGTGGAACGTATGGTTCCGGTTTTCGAAATGGCCCGTACCGTTGTGGAGGGAGGAAAAGACGGGGTAGGAGAATTGGATGTGCTGGCAGCGTCTTTTCTTCTTGATTATGCTCAAATGCTTACCGGATCGGAAAGACGTGTCAAAAGCTCGAAACAACAATCATTTCAGGACTATAAACCCTATCTGGATCTTGTAAAATTGGCTTTTAACCGGATAAAAGATTATAATACATTGCCTTTGCTATCGACACCGACCCACCGTCCGGCTTGGATCGATCCGTCCGTGCTTGTCTCCCGGTTGTCTGCATATCAGAAAAAGAGAATCAAACCGGACAGTCTGGACTTTCAAATCGCACTTTCGCGTGTGGCATTGGATGATACGGAAGAGGCTGTCCGGTTAGCCGAACAAGAGTTGGCGGGCGAATATCGCGAGCTATTGCTTTTCTTGTTCAAGCCGGAAGCACGCCCTAATGGTCCTTTTACGTTTCAGGCTGTCTGGATGACCGCCGCTTTGGTCAAAAGTCCTGATACCGTCTATGACGAGTTCAAGGATTTTCCTTATTCTGCTGTGAACCGGGCCTATCTGACGGGAGATATTCCATGCGATGTATTTACTTTCGAAAAGCCGTTTGGGAAAGTCGATCGTATCTTGCAGTTGATTCCGCCGGCAAGTAAGAATGTTGCGATAAAGTGGAGGTTTGGAGGTTATGCCTTATATATGGCTTATCGTCCTTGTTCCCGTATTCCGCTTTTGGTGGAGACTTTTTGGAAGGTTCCTTTGCGGGAGAAGGACCTGAAGAGATTTTTGTTGCTTTCTCCGAATGCACCTCGGATTTGGTTGGCTTTATTGGTGCGGGATCGCGTAAGAGATGCTTATTGGAACGATTTGGAACTAGCAAGGCTTAACCTGGTTGCTCTTGATACCCTGCGCGAACTTGATTTGGAGTGGAGAGGGGGGATGGCTTTGACATACCTGGCGGTGTGCCTGTTGAGCATTGATCGTCCTATTCGTTTGTGTGCGGCGAATCTTTGGGGCGAACTTGTGGAAAAAGACCTGATAGACAATGTGGCATTAGGTCGGGTGTTGGGGAAGATCCAAGCGTTGGAATGGGCTCCTGCGCAGAGAGTTTCAGGTTTGGTTGTCGAAATGTTGATAAATAGATCATCTTTTCATAACAAAGAACTGTCTGTGCTGTTTGTCTCTTTCTTGTCTTGCCTGCCGGAAAATCCGGTAAAGGATTTAAAGCGGTTATTGGAAGTTTTTGCGGAACTTCAAACAGTCAATAACTGGCCGAAGGTGACATACGCACCGCTTCTTTGTTTGCTTGAGACGTGGAAGAAAAACAGCAAGTTGACAGAGGTGATAGAATCTTTGTATTAA
- a CDS encoding helix-turn-helix domain-containing protein: protein MQTFTGENFNGYINRLRLDYSLVLLKDFKHYTIEAVAIDSGFGNVRTYQRIFRDKYGMTPMEYRKTQG from the coding sequence TTGCAGACTTTCACAGGCGAAAATTTCAACGGATACATCAATCGGCTGAGACTCGATTATTCGCTTGTGCTGCTGAAAGATTTCAAGCATTATACGATTGAGGCTGTCGCTATCGATTCCGGTTTTGGCAATGTGCGAACCTACCAGCGCATTTTTAGAGACAAATATGGCATGACCCCCATGGAATACCGGAAAACACAAGGGTAA
- a CDS encoding Dps family protein — MKTLDYIHLDAVAAGKVVEALQQLLADYQVFYTNLRGFHWNIKGHGFFVLHSKFEDMYNDAAEKVDELAERILMLGGVPVNKFSEYLKVAKVKEVSGVSCADEALENVLDTYGQFIAEERKLLSLASESGDEATVALMSDYLKEQEKLVWMLVAYSSCDCKK, encoded by the coding sequence ATGAAGACATTAGATTATATCCATTTGGATGCAGTTGCTGCAGGTAAAGTAGTTGAAGCATTACAACAGTTATTAGCCGATTATCAGGTATTCTATACAAACCTTCGCGGTTTCCATTGGAACATTAAGGGACACGGTTTCTTTGTTCTCCACAGCAAGTTCGAAGATATGTATAACGATGCCGCTGAAAAGGTAGATGAACTGGCTGAGCGTATCCTGATGTTAGGTGGTGTTCCGGTTAACAAATTCAGTGAATATCTGAAAGTTGCCAAAGTAAAGGAGGTGTCGGGCGTATCTTGTGCAGACGAAGCGTTGGAAAACGTTCTGGACACTTACGGCCAGTTTATTGCCGAAGAACGTAAATTACTTTCTTTGGCTTCCGAATCCGGAGACGAGGCGACAGTAGCATTGATGAGCGATTACCTGAAGGAACAGGAAAAATTGGTTTGGATGTTAGTGGCTTACTCTTCTTGCGACTGTAAGAAATAA
- a CDS encoding hydrogen peroxide-inducible genes activator, with amino-acid sequence MNIQQLEYILAVDTYRHFAKAAEHCRVTQPTLSMMIQKLEDELGVKLFDRNIQPVCPTPAGRKVIDQARVVLYQTSLIKDIVNEEEQSLKGTFRLAVLPTIAPYLLPRFFQQVSEKHPDLDIRILEMQTAPTTKALLNGEIDAAIIANQPTEVQLQGDILYYEQFYAYVARNESVFKKEMVRSADISDERLWLLDEGHCFRDQLMRFCQMEKVKLRQAAYRLGSLETFMRMVESGNGVTFIPELATYQLSEQQKELVRPFAIPKPAREIVWVTRKDFIRHSVAGILIESIRKSVPKEMRTLQAGLRVV; translated from the coding sequence ATGAATATACAACAACTCGAATACATCCTGGCTGTAGACACATACCGCCATTTTGCCAAAGCTGCAGAACATTGCCGCGTAACTCAACCGACATTAAGCATGATGATCCAGAAACTGGAAGATGAACTGGGCGTGAAACTTTTCGACCGCAATATCCAGCCGGTCTGCCCTACCCCTGCCGGCCGTAAGGTGATCGATCAGGCACGTGTAGTCCTCTACCAGACTTCTCTGATTAAAGATATCGTAAACGAAGAAGAGCAATCTTTGAAAGGTACGTTCCGTCTCGCCGTGTTACCGACGATTGCTCCTTATCTGCTTCCCCGCTTTTTCCAGCAAGTATCGGAGAAGCATCCTGATCTGGATATCCGCATTCTGGAAATGCAAACGGCTCCTACAACGAAAGCCCTCCTAAACGGCGAAATAGATGCTGCCATCATCGCAAACCAACCGACGGAGGTGCAGCTACAGGGAGACATCCTATATTACGAACAGTTTTATGCTTACGTAGCCCGTAACGAAAGCGTGTTCAAGAAAGAGATGGTCCGCTCCGCCGATATCAGCGACGAACGTCTTTGGTTGCTGGATGAAGGACATTGTTTCCGCGATCAGCTGATGCGTTTTTGCCAAATGGAAAAGGTCAAACTCCGTCAGGCAGCCTACCGTCTGGGAAGTCTGGAGACTTTTATGCGTATGGTTGAAAGCGGCAACGGCGTCACTTTTATTCCGGAACTGGCTACCTATCAGTTAAGCGAACAGCAAAAAGAACTGGTACGCCCGTTTGCCATCCCCAAACCGGCACGTGAAATCGTCTGGGTAACCCGCAAAGATTTTATCCGGCATTCGGTCGCCGGTATTCTGATCGAAAGCATCCGAAAATCTGTTCCAAAAGAAATGCGTACGCTGCAAGCGGGGTTGCGAGTGGTCTGA
- a CDS encoding prephenate dehydratase: MKKKVAIQGIAGSYHDIAARNYFEGEEIEIIGCNTFRDVISTIKKDPSILGMMAIENTIAGSLLQNHELIRESGLQVIGEYKLRISHSLVALPGTNIHDVKEVNSHPIALMQCTDFLDTLPNAKVVEKEDTAMSARWISENQLKGHAAICGKLAAQIYNMEVLAEGIETNKRNFTRFLAIADRWTADEMLKGEDKNKASVVFALPHTAGSLSKVLSVLSFYDMNLSKIQSLPIIGREWEYLFYINLTFTDYLRYKQALDAIRPLTKDLKILGEYAEGKQSV, translated from the coding sequence ATGAAAAAGAAAGTAGCAATCCAGGGAATAGCCGGTTCGTATCACGATATAGCCGCCCGTAATTATTTCGAAGGTGAAGAAATTGAAATTATCGGTTGCAACACATTCAGAGATGTTATTTCGACCATCAAGAAAGATCCTTCCATTCTGGGAATGATGGCGATCGAAAATACGATTGCAGGCAGCTTGTTGCAGAACCATGAGTTGATCCGCGAAAGCGGTTTGCAAGTTATCGGCGAATACAAACTGCGCATATCCCACTCGTTGGTTGCACTTCCAGGGACCAATATCCACGATGTCAAAGAAGTCAACTCTCACCCGATCGCCCTAATGCAATGTACCGATTTCCTCGATACGCTACCTAACGCAAAAGTGGTCGAGAAGGAAGATACCGCCATGAGCGCCCGGTGGATTTCGGAAAACCAACTGAAGGGACACGCCGCCATCTGTGGGAAACTGGCCGCCCAGATCTACAACATGGAAGTCCTTGCCGAAGGGATCGAGACAAACAAACGAAACTTCACCCGCTTTTTGGCAATAGCCGACCGATGGACGGCAGACGAGATGCTCAAAGGTGAAGACAAAAACAAAGCGTCGGTCGTTTTCGCTCTCCCCCACACAGCCGGCAGCCTCTCCAAAGTTCTCTCCGTCCTTTCCTTCTACGACATGAATCTTTCTAAAATACAATCCTTGCCAATCATCGGCCGCGAATGGGAATATCTGTTCTATATCAATCTGACATTTACGGACTACCTGCGTTACAAACAGGCATTGGATGCTATCAGACCATTGACAAAAGACTTAAAAATATTAGGTGAATATGC